Proteins found in one Silene latifolia isolate original U9 population unplaced genomic scaffold, ASM4854445v1 scaffold_20.1, whole genome shotgun sequence genomic segment:
- the LOC141638533 gene encoding glutathione S-transferase T1-like, translating into MAGEVVKIYGDRKSQPTRAIMLFSKLNGIDFEEITVELFNQEHLTPEFAEINPVKEIPVIFHGNFKLFESHAILIYLASVFHDVADHWYPTDVKKRALVHSLLDWHHSHLRRGAMGYLLNTILGPARGVTMNPQEAIECEKIFKSALSNLENYWIKDTSKFLLGFDQPSIADLSVVCELMQFEVLDEEEKNKIFGAYKKVQLWIENIKEATRPHFDQVHEHLLLVDRPRFREAVGRSPN; encoded by the exons ATGGCTGGAGAAGTTGTGAAGATTTATGGTGATCGCAAGTCTCAACCTACGCGAGCTATCATGCTCTTTTCTAA GCTTAATGGAATCGACTTTGAGGAGATCACTGTAGAGCTCTTCAATCAGGAACATTTGACTCCAGAATTTGCAG AAATAAATCCTGTGAAGGAAATTCCTGTGATATTCCATGGCAATTTCAAGCTGTTCGAGAG TCATGCAATCCTGATATACCTTGCATCAGTATTTCATGATGTTGCAGATCACTG GTATCCAACCGATGTGAAAAAGAGGGCCTTAGTACATTCATTGTTGGATTGGCATCATTCTCATTTACGTCGTGGTGCAA TGGGATATCTGCTGAATACGATACTTGGACCAGCGAGAGGTGTTACGATGAACCCGCAAGAAGCAATTGAATGTGAAAAGATCTTCAAgtcagctttgtctaatttaGAGAATTACTGGATTAAAGACACATCCAAGTTTTTGTTGGGTTTTGATCAGCCATCAATAGCTGACCTTAGTGTTGTTTGTGAGCTTATGCAATTTGAG GTTTTGGATGAGGAggagaaaaacaaaatatttggGGCATACAAGAAAGTGCAGCTCTGGATTGAGAACATAAAAGAGGCGACAAGACCACATTTTGATCAAGTTCATGAACATCTTTTGTTAGTCGATCGCCCTCGGTTTAGAGAAGCTGTTGGCAGAAGCCCAAACTGA
- the LOC141638216 gene encoding serine racemase-like yields MSDDSRTNQYAADLSSIEEARARINSVIHKTPVLTSETLNVMAGKRLLFKCECFQKGGAFKFRGASNAVLSLNEEQAAKGVVTHSSGNHAAALALAAKLRGIPAYIVIPNNAPKCKVENVKRYGGQVIWSEPTMESRQSTAAKVLQETGAFLIHPYNDARIISGQGTISLELLEQFPEIDTIIVPISGGGMISGVALAAKSINASIRVVAAEPVGANDAALSKASGRIITLPETNTVADGLRASLGDLTWPIVRDLVDAVITVEDSEIIEAMKHCYEILKVAVEPSGAIGLAAVLSDSFRQNPLWNDCRNIAIVISGGNVDLDVLWKALGKA; encoded by the exons ATGAGTGATGACAGTAGAACCAATCAATATGCTGCTGATCTTTCTTCCATTGAGGAGGCACGTGCACGGATTAACTCAGTTATTCACAAGACTCCTGTCCTCACCTCGGAGACTTTGAATGTTATGGCCGGAAAGAGACTGCTCTTTAAATGTGAATGCTTTCAGAAAGG AGGAGCTTTCAAGTTTAGGGGTGCATCAAATGCTGTCCTTTCGCTAAATGAAGAACAAGCTGCTAAAGGAGTGGTAACTCATAGCAG TGGTAACCATGCTGCGGCATTGGCCTTGGCTGCCAAATTGAGAGGGATTCCAGCGTATATAGTCATTCCCAATAATGCTCCGAAATGCAAGGTTGAGAATGTAAAACGTTATGGAGGACAAGTTATATGGAGTGAGCCCACTATGGAGTCGAGGCAGAGTACCGCTGCGAAGGTGTTGCAGGAAACTGGTGCATTTCTTATACACCCATACAATGATGCACGTATCATAAG TGGGCAGGGAACAATATCGCTGGAGCTTTTGGAGCAGTTCCCTGAAATAGACACAATTATAGTTCCGATAAGTG GAGGCGGTATGATATCAGGAGTGGCGCTTGCTGCTAAATCCATAAATGCATCCATCCGAGTAGTTGCTGCCGAGCCTGTTGGAGCAAATGATGCAGCCTTATCAAAAGCCTCTGGCAGGATAATAACACTGCCGGAGACGAACACAGTTGCTGATGGGCTTCGGGCTTCCCTTGGAGACCTAACCTG GCCTATTGTACGAGATCTAGTGGACGCAGTCATCACTGTGGAAGATAGTGAAATTATCGAAGCAATGAAGCATTGCTATGAGATTCTGAAGGTTGCAGTAGAACCCAGTGGAGCTATTGGTCTCGCAGCAGTTCTATCTGACAGTTTTCGGCAAAATCCACTGTGGAATGATTGCCGTAACATAGCAATTGTAATTTCAGGAGGTAATGTTGATTTGGATGTTCTATGGAAGGCATTAGGAAAAGCATAA